A single Acidaminococcus sp. DNA region contains:
- a CDS encoding basic amino acid ABC transporter substrate-binding protein — MLKWRKTAGMIGAFLIAASVVMTGCGGKETAKQDGAAKKAPAKEELIVGTEPSFAPFEFPDGKEGKIIGFDIDLINAIGKKMGYKTITVKSMGFDALIPAINSGNIDVAIAGMTITDARKKQVLFSDPYYESGLMTIVRKENDTIHSMADLKGKRIGVQLGTTGALEAEKIEGAKVTNFDTSDLACIELKNGNVDAVISDLPVLQYFLKQKGSSYAKAVGEPKKGEMYGIAAAKDKQDLIDGINKSLKELKDSGEYQKIYDKWFAEDKK; from the coding sequence ATGCTGAAGTGGAGAAAGACAGCAGGTATGATTGGGGCTTTTCTGATTGCTGCCAGTGTAGTTATGACCGGCTGCGGCGGTAAGGAGACGGCCAAGCAGGATGGAGCCGCGAAAAAAGCGCCTGCCAAAGAAGAATTGATTGTAGGCACGGAACCATCTTTTGCTCCTTTTGAATTTCCTGACGGGAAAGAGGGCAAAATTATCGGTTTTGATATTGATTTGATCAATGCGATAGGCAAGAAGATGGGGTACAAGACTATTACGGTCAAGAGCATGGGTTTTGATGCCCTGATTCCTGCCATTAACTCGGGCAACATTGATGTAGCTATTGCCGGCATGACGATTACCGATGCAAGAAAGAAACAAGTTCTTTTTTCCGACCCTTATTATGAATCCGGCCTGATGACTATCGTTCGGAAGGAAAATGATACGATTCACTCCATGGCGGACCTGAAAGGTAAGAGAATCGGTGTTCAGCTCGGGACCACGGGTGCCCTGGAAGCTGAAAAGATTGAAGGCGCCAAAGTGACCAACTTCGATACGTCGGACCTGGCCTGCATCGAGCTGAAAAATGGCAACGTAGATGCTGTCATCAGTGATCTGCCTGTGCTGCAGTATTTCCTGAAACAAAAGGGCTCTTCCTATGCGAAAGCCGTCGGTGAACCGAAAAAAGGCGAAATGTATGGTATTGCCGCCGCTAAAGATAAACAGGACCTGATTGACGGTATCAACAAGTCCCTGAAAGAGCTCAAAGACAGCGGAGAATATCAGAAAATCTACGACAAGTGGTTTGCTGAAGACAAGAAATAA
- a CDS encoding HD domain-containing protein — translation MLTIPQFLDFPMDPDTKEIVSFFLKLLEKKNKDLFLHSQQVANYAVCTAVKMGLSVNEIAQVKMAALLHDIGQLSVPNATLIKYPYFNVREKAAYRRHCQMGASMLENISDLDHVAKIILHHHENWDGTGYPKRLKGVNIPIGSRIIAVCNYYDRKCKPCIRNWQRLGAQSVQSIKDNAGILFDPEVVRAFFAAVVQEKSTRQSKVSHSIRA, via the coding sequence ATGCTTACAATTCCTCAATTTCTGGATTTCCCTATGGATCCGGATACGAAAGAGATTGTCAGCTTCTTTTTGAAGCTGCTGGAAAAAAAGAATAAGGACTTGTTTCTGCATAGTCAGCAAGTAGCCAATTACGCAGTGTGTACGGCAGTAAAGATGGGGCTGTCCGTCAACGAAATTGCGCAGGTCAAAATGGCTGCCCTGCTTCATGATATCGGTCAGCTGAGCGTTCCTAACGCTACACTGATTAAATATCCGTATTTCAACGTACGTGAAAAAGCGGCTTATCGGCGGCACTGCCAGATGGGTGCCAGTATGCTGGAAAATATCTCGGATCTCGATCACGTGGCCAAGATTATCCTGCATCACCACGAGAACTGGGATGGGACGGGATACCCGAAGCGCCTGAAAGGCGTAAATATTCCTATCGGTTCCCGCATCATCGCCGTCTGCAACTATTATGACCGCAAATGCAAACCCTGCATCCGGAACTGGCAGCGTCTTGGCGCTCAGTCCGTGCAGAGCATCAAAGATAACGCCGGCATCCTCTTCGATCCGGAAGTCGTAAGAGCCTTCTTTGCCGCCGTAGTTCAGGAAAAAAGTACGCGTCAAAGCAAAGTTTCCCATAGTATTCGGGCTTGA